Genomic DNA from Nonomuraea rubra:
CTCGACCGACGGCGCGGCCAGCTTCTCCGCCAGCAGCTCCGGCAGCCTGGTCAGCTCGCCCTGCCAGTCCCAGCCCGTGCCGGTCAGGTACTCGTAGCCGCGGCCGACCGGCGGCGCGATCGTCGACATGTCGTCGAAGCCGCCCTCCGCCGCCTTCATCGCGTTGAGCTTCGGATGCACCCGGACCCGCTGCTGCGTGGTCACCGTGCCGGCCGTGTCGGCGTAGAACTTCTGCTCCTTGACCTGCAGCAGCCGTGCCGACACGTGGTCGGCGCCCTTGAGCAGCCCGGCCGACCACTCCGCCAGCAGCCCCACCTTGTCGGCCGCGGGCACCTCGAACGGGTCCACGTCGTACGCCGACACCCACACGGCGCCGGCGTGCACCGGCTCGGCGGCCAGCTCGATGGGCTCCCTGTTGATCGGGGCGCTCACCTCCGCCACCCGCACCGCCTGCTCGGCCACCACGGCGGCGGCCTCGGGCGTCAGGTGGATGCCGGCGGCGAACCCCCAGGTGCCGTCCTTGACGACCCGGACGGCGTAGCCCAGGTCGTCGGCGTCCACGGCGCCTTCGAGGCGGGTGTCGTAGAGGCTCAGCGCCTCAGATCTGACGCGTTCGAGCCGGAAGTCGGCGTGTTGCGCGCCGAGCTCGCGCGCGCGTTGCAGGGCGGCGTCCGCGAGCTGCCGCAGCGGCAGCTCCAGGAAATCGGGGTCGATCTGGCGCATGTCCACGATCCTAACCCTGTGATCTTGTACCACCCGGACAAGCCGAAACCCGCCGGTACGAGATAGCGTCAGGTCTCATGGCACGCTCTGTACTCGTCACCGGGGGCAATCGCGGCATAGGCCTCGCGATCGCCCGTGAACTCGCCGCGGCAGGCGACGCCGTCGCGGTCACCTACCGATCGGGGGAGCCGCCCGAGGGCCTGTTCGGCGTGCGCTGCGACGTCACCAGCACCGCCGACGTCGAGGCCGCCTTCGACAAGGTCGAGGCCGAGCACGGCCCGGTCGAGGTCCTGGTCTCCAACGCCGGCATCACCAAGGACACCCTGCTGGCGATGATGAAGGAGGAGACCTTCACCGACGTCATCGACGCCAACCTCACCGGCGCCTACCGCGTCGCCAAGCGGGCCATCAGGCCCATGATGCGGCTCAAGCGCGGCCGGATCATCCTCATCTCCTCCGTCGTCGGCCTGTCCGGACAGGCCGGCCAGGCCAACTACGCCGCCTCCAAGGCCGGCCTGGTGGGCTTCGCCCGCTCCCTGGCCCGCGAGTACGGCTCGCGCAACATCACGGTCAACGTCGTCTCGCCCGGCTTCGTCGCCACCGACATGACGGCCGAGCTCGACCAGGAGGCCATCGTGGCCAACATCCCCCTCGGGCGGCAGGCGGCCCCCGAGGAGATCGCGCGCGTCGTGCGCTTCCTGTCGAGCGACGACGCCTCCTACATCACCGGGGCCGTGATCCCCGTCGACGGCGGACTCGGAATGGGGCACTGACATGGGCATTCTCGAAGGCAAGCGGATCCTCGTGACCGGTGTCCTGACGGACTCCTCCATCGCTTTCGCGGTGGCCAAGCTGGCCCAGAAGGAGGGCGCCACCGTCGTCCTGACCGGCTTCGGCCGCCTCAGCCTGGTGGAGCGCATCGCCAAGCGCCTGCCCACCCCGGCGCCGGTCCTGGAGCTCGACGTCCAGAACAACGAGCACCTCGACACCCTCGCCGCCCGCGTCGGCGAGCACGTCGACGGCCTCGACGGCGTCGTCCACTCGATCGGCTTCGCCCCGCAGAGCGCCCTGGGCGGCAACTTCCTCAACACCTCCTGGGAGGACGTCGCCACGGCGCTGCAGGTGTCGACGTTCTCGTACAAGTCTCTGGCGGTGGCCTGCCTGCCGCTCATGAAGGAGGGCGGCGCGGTCGTCGGCCTCGACTTCGACGCCTCCAAGGCGTGGCCCGTCTACGACTGGATGGGCGTCGCCAAGGCCGGCCTGGAGTCCTGCAACCGCTACCTGGCCCGCGACCTGGGCAAGCACAACATCCGCGTCAACCTGGTGGCGGCGGGGCCGCTGCGCACGATGGCGGCCAAGTCGATCCCGGGCTTCAAGGAGTTCGAGGACAGCTGGCCGGAGCGGGCCCCGCTGGGCTGGGACCTGGCCGACACGCTGCCGACGGCCCGGGCCTGCGTGGCCCTGATGTCCGACTGGTTCCCGGCCACCACCGGCGAGATCCTCCACGTAGACGGCGGCGCCCACGCGATCGGCGCCTGACCGACGATTTCAGGTTCATCTTTTACGGCACAGCCGACGGCACGCCATCCGCCGTACATGGCCGGCCCCTGTCCAGGGGAACGCTCCTCCGGTTCACGGGGCCGGGCATCGTTACGTGCGAAACGTGGGCCGTCGGCGTGCTTGGCCGTGTCCACCGCTCGTGTCCACCGCTCGTGTCCACTGCCGGGCCGTCCCGGAGCGGAGGGGTCAGATGGGGGGCTCGTCCTCCAGGCCGTGCATGGCCTCGGTCACGGTGCCGAACAGTGGGAGCAGGGCCTCCAGGCCGCTGTCCTCCAGCATCCGCCTGACATGTCCGCGCCGGTCTGCCAGCGCCATCAGGCCGCCGCGCCGCCGCATGTGGTGAGCCAGCAGCACCAGCATGTCCACCCCGAAGTCGTCGAGGACGTTCAGCTCGCTCACGTCGACGATCAGCCGCGCACCGGGGTCGCCCAGGTGCAGGATCTCCTGCTCGACCTGATCCACGGTGGCGTCGTCGAGGCTTCCGCTCAGGGCGATGACCGCCCAGGCGCGTCGGAAGTCCGGAACTTCCTCGCCTTCCGCCACGACCCCTGATCGTCTCACTGTCTCGGCATGGATGGGGGCGACTTTCACCTGCCCTCGGGAGCGGCGTCCATCCGGTGGAAGCCGGAGATCAGCAGGAGGGCCCGGCCGGACGGTACGAGGCCGCCCAGGCGGCTCTGGCCTCGCGGGCCCGCCCGGCGGCGGCCCTGTGCCAGGCGGCACGTTCCGCGTGGTGAGCGACGTCGCCGAAGCCGCGTGCCACGCACGCCTCGAACTGGCGGGCGGCCCGTTCATGCACGGCGATCAGGACCTGGTAGGTCACGGAGTGATCGAGCGCGGCCCGCAGCGGCACCGGAACGGGGCCGAGCGAGCCGCGGCGGGCAGGCGGCAGGCCGGCCCGCAGGCGCTGCAGCCGGATGCCCGCCCGCCGGGCCCGCTCCGCGGCCCGTGCGGCCCGCTCGGCCGCCGCCTTCGCCAGCCGCAGGAACCCGTCGCCCGCTCCCGGCCCCGCGTCACGCCGTCCGTGGTGGTCCGGCGAAGGGTGCTCCAGGGCTGACATGGCGGCTCCTCACCCGAGTACGCCGCCCCACCACGTCGGCGGCCTCATCCCTCCACCACCGGGGCCATCGGCGCGCTCAACGACCACGATAGACCTCATCGTGTTCGCCGCAACACGTCGTGTCACGCCAGCCGGTGCCGGCCGTTCCCGGCGCGTGCCGGCTCGAACGGGATCGACTCCGTGGGCTCCGTGCGCTGCCGGCGCTGCTGCACGATCCGGGTGGCCAGCACCGCCGAGCCCAGCAGCGCGATCGTCAGCGCCGTCCCCAGCACGTCGGAGGCGGGCGGGGTGGGGCGCACCACCCGCTGGTCCTGCATGGGCACCGCGAGCTCGTGCACGAACGGGTTGGGCCACAGCAGATCGACCCGCGGCTCCTCCGCGTGGGCGGTCTTCTTCTCCTCCTCGACCGGCGCGCCCGTGCCGACCGTGTGCGGCCGGCTCTCCGGGGGAGTGGCGCGCGGCACGGCCGGGGCCGTGGCGGTGCTCTCCCAGCCGCGGCCCGTACGGACCTCCGTGGCCGTGGCCGAGGGCGTGGACCGCGGGGTCGGCCGGACGGCGACGCCCTGGTCCTCGCAGGCGAGCACCGGCAGGCACACGTCACCGAGCGTCTCCGGCACCAGCCCCGTCCTGCTCGGCCTGGGCGTGGTGGGCGAGGTGGTGGACGGTTTGACGGGGGAGGTCGTGGAGGGGGTGGCCCTGGCGGTGGGCGCCGCCTCGCCGACCCGGCCGAGCACCTCGTCGCTGACCTTGTCCACGCCGTCGGTCACCGGGTCGGTGACGCCGCCGGTCAGCGTGTCGACGGTGCCGGTGACGGCCTCCACCACGTCGCACAGCGTGTTGGTCACCCCCGAGAGCAGGCCCCCGTCGCGCGTGCAGTCCTGGGCGGCGGCCGAGGCGGCCGGTGCCCCCACCGGGACGGCCGCCAGCGCCACCGCGAGAACTCCAGCCGAGATCGCGGTCCTGCTCCCCATCCGTCCCCTCCTGCGTCGCTTCCGGGGGAAATCTTTATGGACATCGGCCGTCAGACGCAGGCGTTTGCCGGGTAAAGTTGCGATTCGGTATCGAGTAGTGATACGCGAGAAGGTCTCTCGTTCCAGGTCGCGGCGGTCACGCGGCCGGTCAGTCGAGCGACGACACGTCATCTAGGGCCTCGCGGATCTCGATCGGCAGCACGACGTCCTCGGCGGGGAGGACTCCCTTCAACTGCGCGTGCGTACGCGCCCCGACGATGGCCGAGGCCACGCAGGGCTGGTCCCGCACCCACGAAAGGGCCACGGCCAGGGGCGACACGCCGAGCCCGTCGGCGGCGGTCATGACGGACTCCACGACCCGCCTGCTGCGCTCGTCCAGATAGGGCCGGACGAAGTCGGCGAAGTGCGGGGTGGCGGCGCGCGAGTCGGCCGGGATGCCGGTGCGGTACTTGCCCGTGAGCACCCCCCGCCCCAGCGGCGACCAGGCCAGCACGCCCACCCCCAGGTGCGCGGCGGCGGGCAGCAGCTCACGCTCCGGCTCGCGGGCCAGCAGGGAGTACTCGGCCTGGGCCGAGGTGATCGGGATGCGGCCGGGGATCATCCGCTGGGTGACGGCGGCGGTGGCGAGCTGCCAGCCGGTGTAGTCGCAGACGCCCGCGTAGACGGCGCGCCCGGAGGAGACGATGGCGTCGAGCGCGGCCAGGGTCTCCTCCAGGGGCACCTCGGCGTCGTAGGTGTGCAGCTGCCACAGGTCGACGTAGTCGAGCCCGAGCCGGTTGAGCGACTCGTCCACCGCGGCGATCAGGTGGCGCCTGGAGGCGTCGCGAGGGCGGCGGCCCGCCGGCGTCACCACGGCCTTGGTGGAGATCACCAGCTCCGCGCGCGGCACCGAGTCGCGCAGCATCCGCCCCAGGAGCCGCTCGGCGTCGCCGGCGGTGTAGACGTCGGCGGTGTCGACCAGGGTGCCGCCCGCGTCCATGAACGTGCGCAGCTGGGCGGCGGCCTCGTCCGCGTCGGTGTCACGGCCCCAGGTCATCGTGCCGAGCCCCAGCCGGGACACCGACAGGCCGCTGTGGCCGACATAGCGCTGCTCCATGATCCCGCCAGGTTACCGTCCAGGCCGATGAAACGTTGTGATCGACGCCTGCGACACTTGCTGGATGACCACGCTGCTTCTGGCCCGGCATGGGCTGACGGACCTCACCGGGCCGGTGCTGGCCGGCCGCACCCCGGGGGTGCATCTGAGCGAGGCGGGAAGGGCGCAGGCCGCCGCGCTCGCCGGGCGCGTCGCGGGCGTCAGGCTCGATGCCATTGTCTCCAGTCCGCTGGAACGCTGCCGGGAAACGGCGGAAGCGGTCGCGGAAGGCCGGGAGACGGACGTGCGGATCGACGACCGGTTCATCGAGTGCGGCTACGGGGAGTGGACCGGGCGGCCGCTGACCGAGCTGGCCAAGGAGCCGTTGTGGCAGGTCGTGCAGGCGCATCCGAGTGCGGTGACATTTCCGGAAGGGGAGTCGCTGGCCGGGATGCAGCACCGGGCCGTCGCGGCGGTCAGGGAGTGGAATCGAACCCTCGGGAGTAAGGCTGTCTACCTGGTTTGCAGTCACGGCGACGTGATCAAGGCGATCGTGGCGGACGCTCTGGGCCTTCATCTCGATCAGTTTCAGCGGATAACAGCTGATCCGGCGGCTCTCACCGTCATTCGCTATGCCCCCTTGCGTCCCTTTGTTCTCAGGGTCAACGATATGGGGGAATTGCGGCTTCCTGAGGATTCGGAGGAGAAAGACGGGGGAGAAAACATCACCGGGAGCGATGCCGCCGTCGGCGGCGGACCCGGAACCACGTAAGGTCAGGCTATGCCGGTCTTCGACTACGACCCACCAGAGAGGTTCGTCGCCGGTGCCCTGGGGCAGCCGGGCGCGCGGGTCTTTTTTCTGCAGGCCAGGGCCGAGGGCAGACTGACCACGGTGGCGCTGGAGAAATTGCAGGTGGCCGCGCTCGCGGGCAGGCTCGACGAGCTGCTCGACGAAGTGCTGCGGCTCAGCGGGGGCACCGCCCAGGTGCCCGCACTGGCCCCGGCCGACCTGGCCGACGACGCTCCTCTCGAAACGCCGGTCGCGGAGGACTTCCGCGTCGGCACCATGGCGCTGACCTGGGATGCCGAGAAGTCGCAGGTGGTGATCGAGGCGCAGGAGGTCATCGACGAGGACGATCTCGACAGGCCCGACCCCGCGGTGCTGCGCGTGCGCATCAGCGCCGGCGCCGCTCGCGCCTTCACCCAGCGAGCGCTCCAGATCGTCGCGGCGGGCCGACCGCCGTGCCCCCTGTGCGGGCAGCCCCTCGACGCCGCAGGTCACGTCTGCGTCCGACTCAACGGCTATCGCGGGGGTGAGGCGGCTTCATGACCGCTCCCGAGAGCGAACCGGCCATCAAGCCTCCCTCCCCACCGCCGTCCGTGCATGACGAGGACGCGCTCGCGCTGCTGCGCGACGGCACGCTGGAGGTCGCCGGCCGCCTCGTCGAGGCGACGAACATGACGCTCTACTGCTCGGTCAAGCTGGGTGACAGATCGGCGGCGTGCGTCTACAAGCCCGTACGCGGCGAGCGCCCCCTGTGGGACTTCCCCGACGGCACCCTCGCAGCCCGCGAGGTGGCCGCGTTCGAGGTCTCGCAGGCCACCGGCTGGCGCATCGTCCCGCCCACGGTCTACCGCGACGGGCCGTTCGGCCCCGGCATGTGCCAGCTCTGGATCGACACCGAGCGCGAGATCGACCTCATGCGGCTGGTCAAGAGCCGCAACCCGGTCGTACGGCGGATGGCGGTGTTCGACGCGGTGGTCAACAACGCCGACCGCAAGGGCGGCCACCTGCTGCCGCTGCCCACCGGCCACGTGTACGGCGTCGACCACGGCGTCTGCTTCTCCGTGGAGGACAAACTCCGCACGGTCCTGTGGCAGTGGCGCGGCAAGCCGCTGGCCCGCGAGGCGGTGGCGGTGCTGGCCAAGCTCGAGCGCGACATCGAGTCGGGCTCGCTCGGGCGCAGGCTGCGCGAGCTGCTGACGCTGGCGGAGGTGGAGGCCACCTGGCAGCGGGTCAGGCGGTTGCTCGACACCGGCGTGCATCCGTACCCGTCGGAGGGCTGGCCGGCCATACCCTGGCCCCCCATCTGAAAGACCTGGAGCCCGTTTAATACCCTTTGCCCATGTGCACGCTGATCGTGAGAACCGGGCGGCGGCTGAGCCTCATGGGCGTCAGGGACGAGCTCACCGACCGGCCCTGGGAAGGGCCGGGCGAACACTGGCCCGAGTACCCGGGGGTGATCGGGGGGCGTGACCTCAAGGCCGGCGGCACCTGGCTGGCCGTCTCCCCGGCGGACCGCCGCGCGGCGGCGCTGCTCAACGGCCGCGGCCGGGCCGCCGACGAGCGGACCAGGGTCTCGCGGGGCGACCTGGCGCTGCGGGCGGCGTACACGGGGGAGCTGCCCGCCGAGGCCGATCTGCACGACTACGACCCCTTCCACCTCGTGCTGGCCGGCCTGTCGCGGGTGCGGCTGCTGAGCTGGGACGGCGAGCGCGCGGCCGGCTCCGAGCTGCCCCAGGGCACCAGCATGGTCGTCAACACGGGCCTGGACCCCGCGAGCGAGCGCGTCGTGGCGTACCTGCCCCGCTTCAGGGACTCCGAGCGGTGGGACGAGCTGATCCAGGCCGAGCCGTCCTCCGACCCCGGGGCGCTCATCGTCAGGCACGAGCTGCCGGACGGCCGGATCTTCGCCTCCCTGTCGGTGATGGCGGTCGAGATCGGGCGGGAAGGCGTGACGTACGACTTCACCGACCTGACAGCCGAGCGGGACGGATAGGCTCAAAGGCATGAGATCGTGGTCTGCCCAGAACATCCCCAGACTCCCAGGTGAGAGCATTCCGCTCAGTCTCTACGACACCTCGGCCAAGCAGGTGCGGCAGACCGACCCCGGCCCCACCGCCAGGATGTACGTCTGCGGCATCACCCCTTACGACGCCACCCACCTCGGGCACGCCAACACCTACCACGCCTTCGACCTCGTCGGCAGGGTGTGGCGCGACGCCGGACACGAGGTGCACTACACGCAGAACGCCACAGACGTGGACGATCCGCTGCTGGAGCGGGCCACCCAGACCGGCGTCGACTGGCAGCAGCTGGCCGAGCGGGAGATCGAGCTGTTCCGCGGCGACATGGAGGCGCTGCGGATCATGCCGCCCCGCGAGTACGTCGGCGTCACCGAGGTCGTCGGCCGGGTGGCCGACCTGATCGCCAAGCTGGCCGCCAAGGGCGTCACCTACGTCCTCGACGGCGACGTCTACTTCAGCGTGGCCGACGCGCCCAAGTTCGGCCAGGTGTCCGGTTACAGCGAGCAGGAGATGCTGGCCCTGTTCGCCGAGCGCGGCGGCGACCCCGAACGGCCGGGCAAGCGTCACCCGCTCGACTGGCTGCTGTGGCGGGCCGAGCGGCCCGGCGAGCCGGCGTGGGACTCGCCGCTGGGGCGGGGCCGTCCCGGCTGGCACATCGAGTGCACCGCGATCGCCCTCGACAACCTGGGTCCCGGCTACGACGTGGCCGGCGGCGGCTCCGACCTGATCTTCCCGCACCACGAGTGCGGCGCCTCCGAGGGGCACGCCGCGACCGGCGAGTGGCCGTTCGCGAAGTTCTACGCGCACGCCGGCATGGTGGCGCTCGACGGCGAGAAGATGTCGAAGTCCAAGGGCAACCTGGTCTTCGTCTCAAGGCTGCGCCGCGAGCACGACCCGATGGCGATCAGGCTCGTGCTGCTGGCCCACCACTACCGGGCCGACTGGGAGTACGTGCCGGACATGATGGCGCAGGCGGAGCGCCGGCTGGCGCTGTGGCGCTCGGCCGCCGCGCTCACGGCGGGGCCGCCCGCCGGAGAGCTGCTGGCCAAGGTGCGCGAGCGGCTGGCCGACGACCTCGACTCGCCCGGCGCGCTGGCCGCCGTGGACGCCTGGGCCGAGCAGGCCCTGGCGGGTGGCGGCACGGACGAGTCGGCCCCCGGCCTCGTCCGCGACCTCGCCGACGCCCTCCTTGGGGTCGCCCTCCGCTGACCCCGGGTTTCACAAAGCGGCCGCCCTGCCAAGGGCGGCCGCATTTTTAGTTGCGGGCCCTTGACTGCGCAGGCCCTTGGTTGCGCGGGCAATTCGTGCGCGGGCAATTCGTGCGCGGGCAATTCGTGCGCGGGCCCCTTGGTGCGCGGCAATTCGTGCGCGGGTGCTTGGTTGCGTGGGAGCTGAACACTCGTTTAGTCTGCTGAACATGTGTTCAGCCAGCCAGGCGGATCTGACCGCCCAAGCCAAGATCCGCGACGCCGCCATCGCCCACTTCGCCCGCGACGGCTTCCAGAAGACCGGCCTGCGAGCCGTCGCGGCCACGGCGGGGGTGAGCGCCGCCCTGGTCATCCACCATTTCGGCAGCAAGGACAGGCTCCGCGCGGTCTGCGACGACCACGTTCTGGCGGCGCTCACCCGCAGGGGCCGCGCCGCCGGGGCGGCCGGGCTGCAGGGCCTGGCGGGCGAGTACCTGGCGGACCCGGAGGAGTACCACCTGCACGTGCGCTACATGGCCCGCGCCGTCGAGGACGACTCGCCCGCGGGTGCCGCGTTCGTGACCACGATGGTGGACGAGACGGAGGCGATCCTGCGCGCCGGGATCGCGGACGGCTCGATGCGGCCGAGCTCCGACGTGCGGGCGCTGGCCGTGCTCAGCGTGCTGACCAGCCTGGCCACGCTCACGATGCCGCCCTCCCTGGCTCGCGCGCTCGGCCACGAGCGGTTCGGCCCGGAGGTCCTGCGGCGGCTGGCACTGCCCACGATCGAGGTCTACACCCACGGCCTCTACACCGACGACGCCGTACTCGAGGCGGCCGCGAACGCGCTGTCCGCCGACCGGCGACAGGAGGACTGACCGATGCCCATCGCCCTGCCCGAGCTCACCCCGCTGCAGGAGACCCTGTGGCTGACGCTGTGCTGCCGCGCCATCGACAACCGCTCGTCCCACCGCATCCTGGGTGACGAGACGGCCGACGAGATCGTCCGCGAAACCGGCTACGACCACTCCAGGTTCCGCATCATGGCGGCGGGCGCGCTCAACGTCGCCCACCGGGCCAAGAAGCTCGACGAGATCGCCCGGCGGTTCTTCGCCCGCCATCCCCGGGGCGTCGGCCTGGACCTCGGGGCGGGCCTGGACAGCCGGGTGCTGCGCGTCTCCCCGCCGCCGGAGGCCGAATGGTACGACCTCGACTTCCCCGAGGTCATCGACCTGCGGCGGCGCCTGCTGCCCGCCGCCGCCACGCCCCGCGGCGTCGCCGCCGACCTGAACGAGCCCGGCTGGCTGGACGCCCTGCCCGCGGACCGGCCCGCGGTGATCGTCGCCGACGGGCTCCTCGCGTTCCAGAGCGAGGAAGAGATGATCACCCTGGTCGACCGCCTCGTCGGGCACTTCCCCAGCGGCGAGATCGCGTTCAACGGCTACAGCACGTTCGCCGTCTGGGCGCAGAAGCACTACAAGGGCGCCGAATCCGTCGCGAGGATCGCCAAGTTCCCCGGCTTCAACGACCCGCGCACGCCCGAACGCTGGAACCCGAAACTGAGGCTGGTCAAGGAGATCCTCTGCATGCGGGAGCCCGAAGTCGCCCTGTTCCCGCCGCTGCTGCGCTGGTGGACGCGGTTGTTCGCGCCCAGCGCCACCCTGTCGCGCTCGGGGAACGTGGTCCTGCACTACCGCTTCTGAGCGGAAGCGGATACCCTGATAATCAGCAGCACTGATTATCAGGGAGTCATTCATGATTCTGATCACCGGCGGGCTGGGCTTCATCGGCACGCACACCACCCGCGCCCTGCTGGACCTGGGGGAGTCCTGCGTGCTCGTCCAGCGCAGGCCGGCCGAGGTGCCCGCCGCCTTCGCGGCCGAGGCCGGCGAGCGGCTCTTCGTCGAGCAGGCCGACGTCGCCGACGAGCGGGCCCTGCTCGAGATCGGCGACCGGCACAAGATCACCGGCATCATGCACCTGGCCGGCTCCATGCCCTGGCCGGCCGGCGCGTACGAGCCGATCGAGCACACCGAGCGGGCGGTGCGGAGCCTGCTCACCCTGTTCCGCGCGGCCCGTGCCTGGCAGGTGCGCCGGCTCGGCCTGGCCAGCACGATCGGCGTGTACGCCGGGATCACCGCCGACGGGCCGCTCGGCGAGGACCTGCCGCTGACGATGAGCGCCCCGCACGTCATCCCCCGCTTCAAGAAGATCGGCGAGCTGCTGGCCGATCACCTCAACGAGGTGCTCGACGACGTCGAGGCGGTCAGCTACCGCATCGGGGGCATCTGGGGGCCGCTCGGGCACAACCCCGACCCGTTCTTCCCCGCGCCGCAGCTCGTGCACGCCGCCGCCCGCGGCACCGAGCCCGACCTGTCCGCGCTGATGGGCGAGACCCGCATGGAGAACGGCCTCGACGTGTGCTACGTCAAGGACTGCGGGCGGGCGCTCGCGCTGCTGCAGACGGCCGGGCGGCTGCGGCACCGCACGTACAACGTGGCCTCGGGGCGGATCACCACCAACCGCGACCTGATCGCGGCGATCAGGAAGCTCGTCCCCGGCGCGCGCGTGGACCTGCCGGAAGGGCGCGCGCCCGGGCCCGTCGACAACGCCCTCGACATCACGCGGCTGCGCGAGGACACCGGGTTCGAGCCCCCCTACGACACCGAGCGGGGCGTCGCCGAGTACCTGGAGTGGCTGCGCGCGGGCAACGAGCGCTAGACGGCGGAAACCCCCGCCGGAGGTGTGCTCCGGCGGGGGTCCCCGCTGTCCCGCGACGGCCTCCCGCCCGCGGCCCGGCGGAAACCGCGGTCCGTCAGACCTCGAGGCGTTCGAGCTGCTC
This window encodes:
- a CDS encoding beta-ketoacyl-ACP reductase, whose amino-acid sequence is MARSVLVTGGNRGIGLAIARELAAAGDAVAVTYRSGEPPEGLFGVRCDVTSTADVEAAFDKVEAEHGPVEVLVSNAGITKDTLLAMMKEETFTDVIDANLTGAYRVAKRAIRPMMRLKRGRIILISSVVGLSGQAGQANYAASKAGLVGFARSLAREYGSRNITVNVVSPGFVATDMTAELDQEAIVANIPLGRQAAPEEIARVVRFLSSDDASYITGAVIPVDGGLGMGH
- the fabI gene encoding enoyl-ACP reductase FabI, whose translation is MGILEGKRILVTGVLTDSSIAFAVAKLAQKEGATVVLTGFGRLSLVERIAKRLPTPAPVLELDVQNNEHLDTLAARVGEHVDGLDGVVHSIGFAPQSALGGNFLNTSWEDVATALQVSTFSYKSLAVACLPLMKEGGAVVGLDFDASKAWPVYDWMGVAKAGLESCNRYLARDLGKHNIRVNLVAAGPLRTMAAKSIPGFKEFEDSWPERAPLGWDLADTLPTARACVALMSDWFPATTGEILHVDGGAHAIGA
- a CDS encoding STAS domain-containing protein, with protein sequence MAEGEEVPDFRRAWAVIALSGSLDDATVDQVEQEILHLGDPGARLIVDVSELNVLDDFGVDMLVLLAHHMRRRGGLMALADRRGHVRRMLEDSGLEALLPLFGTVTEAMHGLEDEPPI
- a CDS encoding aldo/keto reductase, coding for MEQRYVGHSGLSVSRLGLGTMTWGRDTDADEAAAQLRTFMDAGGTLVDTADVYTAGDAERLLGRMLRDSVPRAELVISTKAVVTPAGRRPRDASRRHLIAAVDESLNRLGLDYVDLWQLHTYDAEVPLEETLAALDAIVSSGRAVYAGVCDYTGWQLATAAVTQRMIPGRIPITSAQAEYSLLAREPERELLPAAAHLGVGVLAWSPLGRGVLTGKYRTGIPADSRAATPHFADFVRPYLDERSRRVVESVMTAADGLGVSPLAVALSWVRDQPCVASAIVGARTHAQLKGVLPAEDVVLPIEIREALDDVSSLD
- a CDS encoding MSMEG_4193 family putative phosphomutase, which codes for MTTLLLARHGLTDLTGPVLAGRTPGVHLSEAGRAQAAALAGRVAGVRLDAIVSSPLERCRETAEAVAEGRETDVRIDDRFIECGYGEWTGRPLTELAKEPLWQVVQAHPSAVTFPEGESLAGMQHRAVAAVREWNRTLGSKAVYLVCSHGDVIKAIVADALGLHLDQFQRITADPAALTVIRYAPLRPFVLRVNDMGELRLPEDSEEKDGGENITGSDAAVGGGPGTT
- a CDS encoding DUF3090 domain-containing protein codes for the protein MPVFDYDPPERFVAGALGQPGARVFFLQARAEGRLTTVALEKLQVAALAGRLDELLDEVLRLSGGTAQVPALAPADLADDAPLETPVAEDFRVGTMALTWDAEKSQVVIEAQEVIDEDDLDRPDPAVLRVRISAGAARAFTQRALQIVAAGRPPCPLCGQPLDAAGHVCVRLNGYRGGEAAS
- a CDS encoding SCO1664 family protein → MTAPESEPAIKPPSPPPSVHDEDALALLRDGTLEVAGRLVEATNMTLYCSVKLGDRSAACVYKPVRGERPLWDFPDGTLAAREVAAFEVSQATGWRIVPPTVYRDGPFGPGMCQLWIDTEREIDLMRLVKSRNPVVRRMAVFDAVVNNADRKGGHLLPLPTGHVYGVDHGVCFSVEDKLRTVLWQWRGKPLAREAVAVLAKLERDIESGSLGRRLRELLTLAEVEATWQRVRRLLDTGVHPYPSEGWPAIPWPPI
- a CDS encoding NRDE family protein; this encodes MCTLIVRTGRRLSLMGVRDELTDRPWEGPGEHWPEYPGVIGGRDLKAGGTWLAVSPADRRAAALLNGRGRAADERTRVSRGDLALRAAYTGELPAEADLHDYDPFHLVLAGLSRVRLLSWDGERAAGSELPQGTSMVVNTGLDPASERVVAYLPRFRDSERWDELIQAEPSSDPGALIVRHELPDGRIFASLSVMAVEIGREGVTYDFTDLTAERDG
- the mshC gene encoding cysteine--1-D-myo-inosityl 2-amino-2-deoxy-alpha-D-glucopyranoside ligase encodes the protein MRSWSAQNIPRLPGESIPLSLYDTSAKQVRQTDPGPTARMYVCGITPYDATHLGHANTYHAFDLVGRVWRDAGHEVHYTQNATDVDDPLLERATQTGVDWQQLAEREIELFRGDMEALRIMPPREYVGVTEVVGRVADLIAKLAAKGVTYVLDGDVYFSVADAPKFGQVSGYSEQEMLALFAERGGDPERPGKRHPLDWLLWRAERPGEPAWDSPLGRGRPGWHIECTAIALDNLGPGYDVAGGGSDLIFPHHECGASEGHAATGEWPFAKFYAHAGMVALDGEKMSKSKGNLVFVSRLRREHDPMAIRLVLLAHHYRADWEYVPDMMAQAERRLALWRSAAALTAGPPAGELLAKVRERLADDLDSPGALAAVDAWAEQALAGGGTDESAPGLVRDLADALLGVALR
- a CDS encoding TetR family transcriptional regulator, whose translation is MCSASQADLTAQAKIRDAAIAHFARDGFQKTGLRAVAATAGVSAALVIHHFGSKDRLRAVCDDHVLAALTRRGRAAGAAGLQGLAGEYLADPEEYHLHVRYMARAVEDDSPAGAAFVTTMVDETEAILRAGIADGSMRPSSDVRALAVLSVLTSLATLTMPPSLARALGHERFGPEVLRRLALPTIEVYTHGLYTDDAVLEAAANALSADRRQED
- a CDS encoding class I SAM-dependent methyltransferase, with translation MPIALPELTPLQETLWLTLCCRAIDNRSSHRILGDETADEIVRETGYDHSRFRIMAAGALNVAHRAKKLDEIARRFFARHPRGVGLDLGAGLDSRVLRVSPPPEAEWYDLDFPEVIDLRRRLLPAAATPRGVAADLNEPGWLDALPADRPAVIVADGLLAFQSEEEMITLVDRLVGHFPSGEIAFNGYSTFAVWAQKHYKGAESVARIAKFPGFNDPRTPERWNPKLRLVKEILCMREPEVALFPPLLRWWTRLFAPSATLSRSGNVVLHYRF
- a CDS encoding NAD-dependent epimerase/dehydratase family protein → MILITGGLGFIGTHTTRALLDLGESCVLVQRRPAEVPAAFAAEAGERLFVEQADVADERALLEIGDRHKITGIMHLAGSMPWPAGAYEPIEHTERAVRSLLTLFRAARAWQVRRLGLASTIGVYAGITADGPLGEDLPLTMSAPHVIPRFKKIGELLADHLNEVLDDVEAVSYRIGGIWGPLGHNPDPFFPAPQLVHAAARGTEPDLSALMGETRMENGLDVCYVKDCGRALALLQTAGRLRHRTYNVASGRITTNRDLIAAIRKLVPGARVDLPEGRAPGPVDNALDITRLREDTGFEPPYDTERGVAEYLEWLRAGNER